The following coding sequences are from one Streptomyces sp. V3I7 window:
- a CDS encoding alcohol dehydrogenase catalytic domain-containing protein, with product MRDVVAALSRRAVRPGARHARRPTPGREVLVRMVASGVCHTDPHYRSVLSYGRGPYVLGHEGAGIVEETGPGVTGIRPGRPGGAQLPALRRVRALPGGTHRVLRRIAYRARLGELNAPGTRPDGA from the coding sequence ATGAGGGACGTCGTCGCTGCCCTCTCTCGACGGGCGGTTCGCCCTGGAGCGCGTCACGCTCGCCGCCCCACGCCCGGGCGCGAAGTGCTCGTCCGGATGGTGGCGAGCGGCGTCTGCCACACCGACCCGCACTACCGGTCCGTGCTGTCGTACGGGCGCGGTCCGTATGTCCTCGGCCACGAAGGTGCGGGCATCGTCGAGGAGACCGGCCCGGGCGTCACCGGGATCCGACCGGGGCGGCCGGGTGGTGCTCAGCTACCGGCACTGCGGCGCGTGCGAGCACTGCCGGGCGGGACGCATCGCGTACTGCGACGCATCGCGTACCGCGCGCGGCTCGGCGAGCTGAACGCGCCCGGTACGCGCCCGGACGGGGCGTGA
- a CDS encoding TetR/AcrR family transcriptional regulator: MAAKATGEAKQRATSDAEVRIDDWRAFAPLELHPILAAALEEFREHGYHGTSVRDVARRAGVSLPMIYYRFDNKQGLLVALLEGAMSEVLRRARLADAEAEGRVLERFAHVVECVVLHMTHRAATAGLDAELRYLEPGNRKKYAALRKNWRNCSWRSSKRA, from the coding sequence GTGGCGGCGAAAGCGACTGGCGAGGCCAAGCAGCGCGCGACTTCCGACGCCGAGGTGCGGATCGACGACTGGCGCGCGTTCGCACCGCTCGAGCTGCACCCGATCCTGGCGGCCGCCCTGGAGGAGTTCCGTGAGCACGGGTACCACGGGACATCCGTGCGGGACGTCGCACGCCGGGCCGGGGTCAGCCTGCCGATGATCTACTACCGGTTCGACAACAAGCAAGGGCTGCTCGTGGCGCTGCTCGAGGGCGCGATGAGCGAGGTGCTGCGGCGGGCACGACTGGCCGACGCGGAGGCCGAGGGCCGGGTGCTGGAGCGGTTCGCCCATGTCGTCGAGTGCGTCGTGCTGCACATGACCCACCGGGCGGCCACGGCCGGGCTCGACGCCGAACTGCGCTACCTGGAGCCCGGCAACCGGAAGAAGTACGCGGCCCTGCGGAAGAACTGGAGGAACTGCTCCTGGAGATCGTCGAAGAGGGCGTGA
- a CDS encoding (2Fe-2S) ferredoxin domain-containing protein, whose amino-acid sequence MPETPAEAADVPDAADVANVALAQEAGPVPCRVVVCRDCCCGSPKVPGVDHAAQTARLRAEVPVRISECLDACDQANVIVVQPSAEGRAVGGRPVWLGLVNDSAATEDVMEWVRAGGPGIAPLPEILGLYAFTPTRRLDRPAG is encoded by the coding sequence ATGCCCGAAACGCCGGCGGAAGCAGCGGACGTACCGGATGCGGCGGACGTAGCGAACGTAGCCCTCGCACAAGAGGCCGGGCCGGTGCCGTGCCGGGTCGTCGTGTGCCGGGACTGCTGCTGCGGCAGCCCGAAGGTGCCCGGCGTCGATCACGCCGCGCAGACCGCGCGCCTGCGCGCCGAGGTGCCGGTCCGCATCTCCGAGTGCCTCGACGCGTGCGACCAGGCCAATGTGATCGTCGTCCAGCCGTCGGCTGAGGGCCGGGCCGTGGGTGGCCGACCGGTGTGGCTGGGCCTGGTGAACGATTCCGCGGCGACCGAGGACGTCATGGAGTGGGTACGTGCGGGCGGCCCCGGCATCGCGCCGCTTCCGGAGATCCTGGGGCTGTACGCGTTCACGCCGACGCGGCGGCTCGACCGGCCGGCCGGCTGA
- a CDS encoding CdaR family transcriptional regulator: MPLWNPPSPRVRELIRRGAEIALNPRQEWIDELDAATLAGDAQQTIAADPVLAAGTRRTNRSNLLFWAASNVRAPGEPVPANVGDAPLAIARDLVRRGLDESALDTYRVGQGVAVRLWTQIACSLTDDTEELRELLDVSLRSISAFVDDTVAALAARMHIERGELTRGTHAERREIVTLLLDGAPITRQHAENRLGYALDPTHTAAVVWTDDPDTDLHQLDRAADSLANAADQSRPLSVIASAATRWVWVHGSPDADQVRVGLDRLPAVRVALGSTAPGIDGFRRSHLDALTTQQMLARLSSTQRLASYDEVELVTLLTQDPERADRFVTRTLGDLASAPAELTETVRVFVAEQCNASRAAARLFTHRNTLLRRLARADQLLPLPLAAHTLDVAAALEFIRWRGRD; the protein is encoded by the coding sequence ATGCCGCTGTGGAACCCGCCGTCACCCCGGGTACGGGAACTGATCCGCCGAGGCGCGGAGATCGCGCTCAACCCCCGGCAGGAGTGGATCGACGAACTCGACGCGGCCACACTCGCCGGCGACGCGCAGCAAACGATCGCCGCCGACCCCGTGCTCGCCGCCGGGACGCGTCGGACCAACCGGTCCAACCTGCTGTTCTGGGCCGCGTCCAACGTCCGCGCCCCGGGTGAACCGGTGCCGGCGAACGTGGGAGACGCGCCCTTGGCCATCGCCCGGGACCTCGTGCGGCGTGGCCTCGACGAATCCGCCCTCGACACCTATCGGGTCGGCCAGGGCGTCGCCGTGCGCCTGTGGACCCAGATCGCCTGCTCGCTCACCGACGACACCGAGGAGCTGCGCGAACTGCTCGACGTGTCGCTGCGCTCCATCTCCGCCTTCGTCGACGACACCGTGGCCGCCCTCGCCGCGCGGATGCACATCGAGCGCGGCGAGCTCACCCGCGGCACCCACGCCGAACGCCGCGAGATCGTCACCCTCCTCCTGGACGGCGCACCGATCACCCGGCAGCATGCCGAGAACCGGCTGGGCTACGCGCTGGACCCGACGCACACCGCGGCCGTCGTGTGGACCGACGATCCCGACACCGATCTCCATCAACTCGACCGTGCCGCCGACTCCCTCGCCAACGCGGCTGACCAGTCACGGCCGTTGAGCGTCATCGCCAGCGCCGCGACCCGCTGGGTGTGGGTCCACGGTAGCCCCGACGCGGACCAAGTGCGGGTCGGCCTGGACCGGTTGCCAGCCGTACGCGTCGCGCTCGGCTCGACGGCCCCCGGCATCGACGGCTTCCGCCGCAGTCACCTCGACGCGCTCACCACCCAGCAGATGCTGGCCCGGCTCTCGTCCACGCAGCGCCTGGCCTCCTACGACGAGGTCGAACTCGTCACGCTCCTCACCCAGGACCCCGAACGCGCCGACCGCTTCGTCACCCGCACTCTCGGCGACCTGGCGTCGGCGCCGGCCGAACTCACCGAGACGGTACGTGTCTTCGTCGCCGAACAGTGCAACGCCTCCCGCGCCGCCGCCCGTCTCTTCACCCACCGCAACACCCTGCTCCGGCGCCTCGCCCGCGCCGACCAACTGCTGCCGCTCCCGCTCGCCGCTCACACCCTCGACGTCGCGGCCGCCCTCGAATTCATCCGGTGGCGCGGACGCGACTGA
- a CDS encoding cold-shock protein gives MATGTVKWFNAEKGFGFIEQDGGGPDVFAHYSNIASQGYRELQEGQKVNFDVTQGPKGPQAENITPA, from the coding sequence ATGGCTACTGGCACCGTCAAGTGGTTCAACGCGGAAAAGGGCTTCGGCTTCATCGAGCAGGACGGCGGAGGCCCGGACGTCTTCGCCCACTACTCCAACATCGCCAGCCAGGGCTATCGTGAGCTCCAGGAAGGTCAGAAGGTGAATTTCGACGTCACGCAGGGACCCAAGGGTCCGCAGGCGGAGAACATCACTCCCGCCTGA
- a CDS encoding SRPBCC family protein translates to MRYADGPSVSCDVYVEADPERVWELVTDIGLPARLSPELQRAEWLEGAAGPAVGARFAGYNRHRMIGEWRTVSHVVELVEGRVFGWAVVDPDGRYGDPVSDPEKRMATWRFELAPEGSGTTLRQVAEIGPGRSGLSAAIDRAPEREEEIMAFRLGELRTNMEATLGGIKSLAEEAE, encoded by the coding sequence GTGAGGTACGCCGACGGGCCGAGTGTGAGCTGTGACGTGTACGTCGAGGCGGATCCGGAGCGGGTGTGGGAGTTGGTCACCGACATCGGTCTGCCGGCCCGGCTGAGCCCTGAACTCCAGCGCGCGGAATGGCTCGAAGGCGCGGCGGGGCCCGCGGTGGGGGCGCGCTTCGCGGGCTACAACCGCCACCGGATGATCGGCGAGTGGCGGACCGTCTCGCATGTCGTCGAGCTGGTCGAGGGGCGGGTGTTCGGCTGGGCCGTGGTGGATCCGGACGGCCGGTACGGGGACCCGGTGAGCGATCCCGAGAAGCGCATGGCCACGTGGCGCTTCGAGTTGGCGCCCGAGGGGTCGGGCACCACGCTGCGGCAGGTCGCCGAGATCGGGCCGGGGCGCTCCGGGCTCAGCGCGGCGATCGACCGGGCGCCGGAGCGCGAGGAGGAGATCATGGCCTTCCGACTCGGGGAGCTCCGTACGAACATGGAGGCGACGTTGGGCGGCATCAAGTCGCTTGCGGAGGAAGCCGAGTAG
- a CDS encoding TetR/AcrR family transcriptional regulator, translating into MATKAPRAAKQNATPGSGARIDDWRVFAPLDLHPILAAALEEFREHGYHGTSVRDVARRAGVSLPMIYYRFDNKQGLLVALLEGAMGEVLRRARVADAEAEGRVLERFARVVECIVLHMTHRAATAVLDAELRYLEPDNRKQYAALRKELEELLLEIVEEGVTQGLFEVDSAPDTTRALLGMCQAVSGWYRADGSLSPEEIADRYVAISLRTVGARVWPTPHGRVK; encoded by the coding sequence ATGGCGACGAAGGCGCCTCGCGCGGCCAAGCAGAACGCGACTCCCGGTTCCGGGGCACGGATCGACGACTGGCGCGTGTTCGCGCCACTCGACCTGCACCCGATCCTGGCGGCCGCCCTCGAGGAGTTCCGCGAGCACGGCTACCACGGGACGTCGGTGCGGGACGTCGCACGTCGGGCCGGGGTCAGTCTGCCGATGATCTACTACCGCTTCGACAACAAGCAGGGACTGCTCGTGGCGCTGCTCGAGGGCGCGATGGGCGAGGTGCTGCGGCGGGCGCGGGTGGCGGACGCGGAGGCCGAGGGCCGGGTGCTGGAGCGGTTCGCCCGCGTGGTCGAGTGCATCGTGCTGCACATGACTCACCGGGCGGCGACAGCCGTACTCGACGCCGAACTGCGCTATCTGGAACCGGACAACCGGAAACAGTACGCGGCGCTGCGGAAGGAACTGGAGGAGCTGCTCCTGGAGATCGTCGAAGAAGGCGTGACCCAGGGGCTGTTCGAGGTGGACAGCGCTCCCGACACCACACGGGCGCTGCTCGGCATGTGCCAGGCAGTGAGCGGCTGGTACCGCGCCGACGGGTCGCTGTCGCCCGAGGAGATCGCCGACCGCTATGTCGCGATCTCGCTGCGCACCGTGGGGGCTCGGGTGTGGCCCACTCCGCACGGCCGCGTGAAGTGA
- a CDS encoding alpha/beta fold hydrolase, producing MPTVDVNGASIFYTDTGAPPGNPDAPAVVFGHGLLFSGWMFHPQVEALRREYRCVTLDWRGQGDTPATRSGYDMDTLTADAVALIGRLGLGPVHYVGLSMGGFVGQRIAARHGELLRSLTLLDTSADEEDPGKAGEYRLLANVYRIAGVRPTLGKVKAAMFGPAFLGSEASGTVIDEWIRRLRRCERSGIRKAVLGVVHRPPVHDELARVSVPTLVAVGADDVATPHANAERIANAITGARLEVIADSGHSSTLEQPEALSTLIRGFVTSADHG from the coding sequence ATGCCCACCGTCGACGTCAACGGTGCGTCCATCTTCTACACCGACACCGGCGCTCCTCCCGGAAATCCCGACGCACCCGCCGTCGTCTTCGGCCACGGACTGCTCTTCAGCGGCTGGATGTTCCACCCTCAGGTCGAGGCGCTCCGCCGGGAGTACCGGTGTGTGACCCTGGACTGGCGCGGCCAGGGCGACACACCCGCCACGCGCTCCGGGTACGACATGGACACCCTCACCGCCGACGCCGTCGCACTGATCGGACGTCTCGGCCTCGGGCCGGTCCACTACGTCGGCCTCTCGATGGGCGGTTTCGTGGGCCAACGCATCGCGGCCCGCCACGGCGAACTGCTCCGATCCCTCACCCTGCTCGACACGAGCGCGGACGAGGAGGACCCCGGCAAGGCCGGCGAGTACCGCCTGCTGGCCAACGTCTACCGGATCGCGGGGGTCCGGCCGACCCTGGGGAAGGTGAAGGCCGCCATGTTCGGTCCCGCCTTCCTCGGCTCCGAGGCAAGCGGGACCGTCATCGACGAGTGGATACGACGCCTGCGACGCTGCGAACGGTCAGGCATACGCAAGGCCGTGCTCGGGGTCGTCCACCGCCCGCCCGTCCACGACGAGCTCGCCCGCGTGTCCGTACCCACGCTGGTCGCCGTCGGAGCCGACGACGTGGCCACACCGCACGCCAACGCTGAACGCATCGCAAACGCCATCACCGGGGCCCGCCTGGAGGTCATAGCGGACTCAGGACACAGCAGCACCCTCGAACAGCCGGAAGCCCTGAGCACGTTGATCCGCGGTTTCGTGACATCGGCCGACCACGGCTGA
- a CDS encoding DEAD/DEAH box helicase — translation MDQSTPANDRSRPQGEVALPSTATPVLPAVSTFDELAMPAELLKMLPTLGVHEPFPIQAATLPNALAGRDVLGRGRTGSGKTLAFGLALLVRTAGQRAESRKPLALVLVPTRELAQQVTDVLTPYARLLKLRLATAVGGMPINKQAGVLRDGAEVVVATPGRLIDLVESRHCRLDRVNITVLDEADQMADMGFMPQVTELLDQVRPDGQRMLFSATLDDDVDLLVRRYLRDPVVHSVDPSAGSVATMEHHVLHVHGADKYATATEIAARDGRVLMFLDTKHAVDRFTKHLLSSGVKAAALHGGKSQPQRTHTLARFKTGDITTLVATNVAARGIHVEDLDLVVNVDPPSDPKDYLHRGGRTARAGASGSVVTLVLPDQRRDMARLLSDAGIRPQVTQVRSGEAELSRITGAQAPSNVPVAGSGAVAERPQRGGAPFRGMGTRRGQPGRGGGESRRSAEARQIAEARKAARVRRGA, via the coding sequence ATGGACCAGTCAACTCCCGCGAACGACCGTTCGCGCCCACAGGGTGAGGTCGCGCTGCCGTCCACCGCCACGCCGGTCCTCCCCGCGGTCTCGACCTTCGACGAACTGGCCATGCCCGCCGAGTTGTTGAAGATGCTCCCCACGCTCGGTGTGCACGAGCCGTTCCCGATCCAGGCGGCCACGCTGCCGAACGCCCTCGCCGGGCGCGACGTCCTGGGACGCGGGCGCACCGGATCGGGCAAGACGCTCGCCTTCGGTCTGGCGCTCCTCGTACGCACGGCCGGGCAGCGTGCCGAGTCGCGCAAGCCGCTGGCCCTGGTCCTCGTCCCCACGCGCGAGCTGGCCCAGCAGGTCACCGATGTCCTCACCCCGTACGCCCGGTTGCTGAAGCTGCGGCTGGCCACCGCGGTCGGGGGCATGCCCATCAACAAGCAGGCCGGTGTGCTGCGCGACGGAGCCGAGGTGGTCGTCGCGACGCCTGGTCGCCTCATCGATCTCGTCGAGAGCAGGCACTGCCGCCTGGACCGTGTGAACATCACCGTCCTGGACGAGGCCGACCAGATGGCCGACATGGGCTTCATGCCCCAGGTCACCGAACTGCTGGACCAGGTACGCCCCGACGGTCAGCGCATGCTGTTCTCGGCCACGCTGGACGACGACGTCGACCTGCTGGTCCGCCGTTACCTCCGTGATCCGGTGGTCCACTCGGTCGACCCGTCGGCAGGCTCGGTGGCGACGATGGAGCATCACGTGCTGCACGTGCACGGCGCCGACAAGTACGCCACCGCAACCGAGATCGCCGCCCGCGACGGGCGCGTGCTCATGTTCCTGGACACCAAGCACGCCGTCGACCGGTTCACCAAGCACCTGCTGAGCAGCGGTGTGAAGGCAGCGGCACTGCACGGGGGCAAGTCGCAGCCCCAGCGCACCCACACCCTGGCCCGGTTCAAGACCGGTGACATCACGACGCTGGTGGCCACCAACGTCGCGGCCCGGGGTATCCACGTCGAGGACCTCGACCTCGTCGTCAACGTCGACCCGCCCAGCGATCCCAAGGACTACCTGCACCGCGGCGGCCGTACCGCCCGCGCCGGCGCGTCCGGCAGTGTCGTCACGTTGGTCCTGCCCGACCAGCGCAGGGACATGGCCCGCCTCCTGTCCGACGCGGGCATCAGGCCGCAGGTGACGCAGGTCCGCTCCGGCGAGGCCGAGTTGAGCCGCATCACCGGCGCCCAGGCTCCCTCCAACGTCCCCGTCGCCGGCAGTGGCGCCGTCGCGGAGCGCCCCCAGCGCGGCGGTGCGCCCTTCCGCGGCATGGGCACCCGCCGGGGGCAGCCCGGTCGCGGCGGCGGCGAGTCCCGCCGCTCTGCCGAGGCCCGCCAGATCGCGGAGGCCCGCAAGGCCGCCCGGGTACGCCGGGGCGCGTAG
- a CDS encoding NAD(P)/FAD-dependent oxidoreductase, with protein sequence MSAASASPAPASSAPASSAVEHLDVLIIGAGISGIGAGRYLKTELPSKSFAILEAREASGGTWDLFRYPGIRSDSDLHTFGYEFKPWRDEESIASAPRILTYLRETATENGLDSHIRYHHKVVSVSWSTDRARWTVLVERADTGERTTLTCAWLFCAGGYYRYEEGFTPHFEGRERFRGTIVHPQQWPEDLDYAGKRVLVIGSGATAVTLLPAMAETAAHVTMLQRTPSYILPVPRKDVVANALKKFLGQERGYALTRRKNIAQQRLIWALCQRYPKAARRLIRWVNARLLPAGYPVDEHFNPPYDPWDQRLCAVPDGDLFKTIRAGKASVVTDRITTFTENGVRLASGRKLDADIVVTATGLSVQAFGGIQVTVDGEEIRLADTVAYKGMMLSGIPNLAFSIGYTNSSWTLKVGLLCEHFCRLLAHMDTHGHDICRPEVADPAMPTRPFLDFAAGYIQRAVDQLPRQGDRMPWLTSMDYHSDVKLLRADSVVDPELHFTRVEAAPATATETAVAR encoded by the coding sequence ATGTCTGCTGCCTCAGCCTCACCCGCCCCTGCTTCGTCCGCCCCGGCCTCGTCCGCCGTCGAACATCTCGACGTCCTGATCATCGGCGCCGGCATCTCCGGTATCGGGGCCGGTCGCTATCTGAAGACCGAACTGCCGTCGAAGAGCTTCGCGATCCTGGAGGCACGGGAGGCCTCCGGCGGGACCTGGGACCTGTTCCGCTACCCGGGCATCCGGTCCGACTCGGACCTGCACACCTTCGGTTACGAGTTCAAGCCGTGGCGGGACGAGGAGTCCATCGCCTCCGCGCCGCGCATCCTGACGTACCTGCGCGAGACCGCGACCGAGAACGGCCTGGACAGCCACATCCGCTACCACCACAAGGTGGTCTCCGTGTCCTGGTCGACCGACCGGGCGCGGTGGACGGTGCTCGTCGAGCGCGCCGACACCGGCGAGCGGACGACGCTCACGTGCGCCTGGCTCTTCTGCGCCGGCGGCTACTACCGCTACGAGGAGGGATTCACCCCGCACTTCGAGGGCCGCGAACGCTTCCGCGGCACGATCGTGCACCCGCAGCAGTGGCCCGAGGACCTGGACTACGCGGGCAAGCGGGTCCTGGTGATCGGCAGCGGCGCCACAGCCGTCACGCTGCTCCCCGCGATGGCCGAGACCGCCGCGCACGTGACGATGCTCCAGCGGACGCCGTCGTACATCCTGCCGGTCCCGAGGAAGGACGTCGTCGCCAACGCGTTGAAGAAGTTCCTCGGGCAGGAGCGGGGCTACGCGCTCACCCGGCGCAAGAACATCGCCCAGCAGCGCCTCATCTGGGCCCTCTGCCAGCGGTACCCCAAGGCCGCGCGCCGGTTGATCCGGTGGGTCAACGCCCGTCTGCTGCCCGCCGGTTATCCGGTCGACGAGCACTTCAACCCTCCGTACGACCCCTGGGACCAGCGCCTGTGCGCGGTGCCCGACGGTGACCTCTTCAAGACCATCCGCGCCGGAAAGGCCTCGGTCGTCACCGACCGGATCACCACGTTCACCGAGAACGGCGTACGACTCGCATCCGGGCGCAAACTCGACGCCGACATCGTCGTCACCGCGACCGGCCTGAGCGTGCAGGCGTTCGGCGGCATCCAGGTCACCGTCGACGGCGAGGAGATCCGCCTGGCCGACACCGTCGCCTACAAGGGCATGATGCTCTCCGGGATCCCCAACCTGGCCTTCTCGATCGGCTACACCAACAGCTCCTGGACGCTGAAGGTCGGCCTGCTGTGCGAGCACTTCTGCCGGCTGCTCGCCCACATGGACACTCATGGTCACGACATCTGCCGCCCCGAGGTGGCCGATCCGGCGATGCCGACCCGGCCGTTCCTCGACTTCGCCGCCGGGTACATCCAGCGCGCGGTCGACCAGCTGCCCCGCCAGGGCGACCGGATGCCCTGGCTGACGTCGATGGACTACCACTCCGACGTCAAGCTGCTGCGCGCCGACAGCGTCGTCGACCCGGAGCTGCATTTCACCCGGGTCGAGGCCGCTCCGGCTACGGCTACGGAAACGGCGGTCGCGCGGTGA
- a CDS encoding TetR/AcrR family transcriptional regulator produces MAATTGEGAQRGRPRDPDFEDRVYDAAVQVYGYAGLDGFSIGAVARRARVGKASLYLRWPDRETLLREALDARIVLDTHIDTGDLRADLRRLAQQMLEMFWSDIGLAFMRRVVDATVHPEVFGFRHREGSPTVLAARRLVHNAVDRGDLPPGSSPTVLMDLLFGATMMHATVTPVSMRDKARARADDYLDELVDTILAGMNRATAQGGRGA; encoded by the coding sequence ATGGCCGCCACGACCGGTGAGGGGGCGCAGCGCGGACGGCCCCGGGACCCGGACTTCGAGGACCGGGTCTACGACGCGGCGGTGCAGGTCTACGGCTACGCCGGGCTGGACGGCTTCTCGATCGGAGCCGTCGCACGCCGCGCCCGGGTGGGCAAGGCCTCCCTGTACCTGCGCTGGCCCGACCGGGAGACCCTGCTGAGGGAGGCGCTCGACGCGCGCATCGTGCTCGACACTCACATCGACACCGGGGACCTACGGGCCGATCTGCGCCGCCTCGCGCAGCAGATGCTGGAGATGTTCTGGAGCGACATTGGGCTCGCGTTCATGCGCCGCGTCGTGGACGCCACCGTCCACCCCGAGGTCTTCGGCTTCCGCCATCGCGAGGGCAGCCCGACGGTGCTCGCCGCCCGGCGCCTGGTGCACAACGCCGTGGACCGGGGCGACCTGCCACCCGGAAGCAGTCCGACAGTGCTCATGGACCTCCTCTTCGGAGCCACGATGATGCATGCCACGGTCACACCGGTCTCGATGCGCGACAAGGCCCGTGCCCGCGCGGACGACTACCTCGACGAACTCGTCGACACGATCCTGGCCGGCATGAACAGGGCGACAGCGCAGGGAGGTCGAGGGGCTTGA
- a CDS encoding oxygenase MpaB family protein yields the protein MKRDHWLRHIERLDPERDFEEIHRISVYHEFPWDTIQALGFALYRTYAVPSIGRLLAETAELTKRSQKRYDDTVLILDAIVEHGFASQQGREAVRRMNQMHRRYDISNDDFRYVLATFVVVPKRWMDSYGWRPHGPKEISGLTNYYRALGKHMNIQDIPETYEEFEYFLDAYEREHFTYDEGAVAVSDATLVLIASWYPGPLRKVMRAVSVCLMDDALLKAFGYRPPHRLLRSAARGALRLRGRAVRLLPPRRKPFPARRSPNVRGYKDGYRVAELGTFAPGSCPVPHAGNAAAVSAEESEA from the coding sequence ATGAAACGCGACCACTGGCTGAGGCACATCGAACGCCTCGATCCCGAGAGGGACTTCGAGGAGATCCACCGCATCTCCGTCTACCACGAGTTCCCCTGGGACACCATCCAGGCCCTCGGCTTCGCCCTCTACCGTACCTACGCCGTGCCGAGCATCGGCCGGCTCCTCGCCGAGACCGCGGAACTGACGAAGCGCTCGCAGAAGCGGTACGACGACACGGTCCTGATCCTCGACGCCATCGTCGAACACGGCTTCGCCTCGCAGCAGGGCCGTGAGGCGGTGCGCCGCATGAACCAGATGCACCGCCGCTACGACATCTCCAACGACGACTTCCGCTACGTGCTCGCCACCTTCGTCGTCGTCCCCAAGCGCTGGATGGACAGCTACGGCTGGCGCCCCCACGGCCCGAAGGAGATCAGCGGGCTCACCAACTACTACCGGGCGCTGGGCAAGCACATGAACATCCAGGACATCCCGGAGACGTACGAGGAGTTCGAGTACTTCCTCGACGCTTACGAGCGCGAACACTTCACCTACGACGAGGGCGCGGTGGCCGTCTCCGATGCCACGCTGGTCCTGATCGCCTCCTGGTATCCGGGCCCGCTCAGGAAGGTCATGCGCGCCGTGTCGGTCTGTCTGATGGACGATGCGCTGCTGAAGGCCTTCGGCTACCGGCCCCCGCATCGGCTGCTGCGGTCGGCGGCGCGCGGCGCACTGCGCCTGCGTGGACGCGCGGTGCGCCTGCTGCCCCCGCGCCGCAAGCCCTTCCCCGCCCGTCGGTCGCCCAACGTGCGGGGCTACAAGGACGGTTACCGCGTCGCTGAACTCGGCACGTTCGCGCCGGGTTCCTGCCCGGTGCCGCACGCGGGCAACGCCGCGGCCGTCTCCGCCGAGGAATCGGAGGCATGA
- a CDS encoding enoyl-CoA hydratase-related protein, whose product MSSSGAASTPPPTSPPPPAALTERHGHTLLVTLNRPHVMNAVDAALSAAVGGALEEAEHDPDVWAVVLTGAGDRAFCAGADLKALARGESLHAPGHPEWGFAGYVRHAIGKPTIAAVNGLALGGGTELTLASDLAVAADTAAFGLPEVSRGIFAAAGGVFRLAQQLPRKAAMEMILTGEPVTAARALELDLVNRVVPAAEVVDAALALAERICANAPLAVQASKRVALGILDGRIPDEESAWAHSDREIRALLATHDAQEGPRAFAEKRSPQWQAR is encoded by the coding sequence ATGAGCTCATCCGGTGCCGCCTCCACGCCGCCGCCCACGTCACCTCCGCCGCCCGCCGCTCTCACCGAGCGCCACGGGCACACGCTGCTGGTGACGCTGAACCGGCCTCACGTCATGAACGCCGTCGACGCCGCCCTCAGCGCCGCCGTCGGCGGCGCGCTGGAGGAGGCCGAGCACGATCCAGACGTGTGGGCCGTCGTCCTCACCGGCGCCGGGGACCGTGCCTTCTGCGCGGGCGCCGACCTGAAGGCACTGGCCCGCGGCGAGTCTCTGCACGCCCCCGGCCACCCGGAGTGGGGCTTCGCCGGCTATGTACGGCACGCCATCGGCAAGCCCACCATCGCCGCCGTCAACGGCCTCGCCCTCGGCGGAGGAACCGAGCTGACTCTGGCCAGCGATCTGGCCGTCGCCGCCGATACCGCCGCCTTCGGGCTGCCCGAGGTCTCGCGGGGCATCTTCGCCGCGGCGGGTGGCGTCTTCCGCCTCGCCCAGCAGCTGCCGCGCAAGGCCGCCATGGAGATGATCCTCACCGGCGAGCCCGTCACCGCCGCCCGCGCCCTCGAACTCGACCTGGTCAACCGGGTCGTGCCCGCCGCCGAGGTGGTGGACGCGGCCCTCGCCCTCGCCGAGCGGATCTGCGCCAACGCCCCGCTCGCCGTGCAGGCGAGCAAGCGCGTGGCCCTCGGCATCCTCGATGGCCGGATTCCCGACGAGGAGAGCGCGTGGGCGCACAGCGACCGTGAGATCCGCGCGCTCCTCGCCACCCACGACGCCCAAGAGGGCCCGCGCGCCTTCGCCGAGAAGAGGAGCCCGCAGTGGCAGGCCCGCTGA